One window of the Triticum dicoccoides isolate Atlit2015 ecotype Zavitan chromosome 3B, WEW_v2.0, whole genome shotgun sequence genome contains the following:
- the LOC119281576 gene encoding homocysteine S-methyltransferase 4-like, with the protein MGRRDGHDDALRRWLREAGGWLVVDGALGTELEAHGADLQDKLWSARCLVSAPHLIRKVHLDYLDAGANIITTASYQATLQGFQSRGVSREQGEALLLRSVQIAQEARAIFVEGRSKGPYSARDEYDGVVSRARRPVLVAASVGSYGAYLADGSEYTGDYGRSVTKEALKNFHRRRLQVLADAGPDLIAFETIPNKLEAQAYAELLEENDIRIPAWFSFTSKDGANAASGDPITECAAVADSCRRVAAVGINCTAPRLIHGLILSISKVTTKPIVVYPNTGETYVAETKEWVDSAAAGGGAPGTDFVSCVGKWRQAGASLVGGCCRTGPATVRAIARALREADAAAAAEDTDDDYPAVAVL; encoded by the exons ATGGGGCGCCGCGACGGACACGACGACGCGCTGCGGCGGTGGCTGCGGGAGGCGGGCGGGTGGCTGGTGGTCGACGGGGCCCTGGGCACGGAGCTGGAGGCGCACGGCGCGGACCTGCAGGACAAGCTCTGGAGCGCCCGTTGCCTCGTCTCCGCTCCCCACCTCATCCGCAAGGTCCATCTCGACTACCTCGACGCGGGCGCCAACATCATAACCACGGCCTCCTACCAG GCCACGCTGCAGGGGTTCCAGTCACGAGGCGTGTCGAGGGAGCAGGGCGAGGCGCTGCTCCTGCGGAGCGTCCAGATCGCGCAGGAGGCGCGCGCCATCTTCGTCGAAGGCCGGTCGAAAGGCCCCTACTCCGCGCGCGATgagtacgacggcgtggtgtcCAGAGCGCGCCGGCCCGTGCTGGTGGCGGCCTCCGTCGGGAGCTACGGGGCGTACCTCGCGGACGGCTCCGAGTACAC CGGGGACTATGGCAGATCCGTCACCAAGGAAGCGCTCAAGAACTTCCATAGGAGGCGGCTCCAGGTGCTGGCGGACGCAGGGCCGGATCTCATCGCCTTCGAGACCATCCCAAACAAGCTGGAAGCACAG GCTTACGCTGAGCTGCTGGAGGAGAACGACATCAGGATTCCCGCCTGGTTCTCCTTCACCTCCAAGGACGGAGCTAACGCGGCGAGCGGTGACCCCATCACCGAGTGCGCCGCCGTCGCCGACTCATGCAGGAGGGTGGCTGCCGTCGGGATAAACTGCACGGCTCCCAGGCTAATCCATGGCCTGATCCTCTCCATCAGCAAG GTGACGACCAAGCCGATCGTGGTGTACCCCAACACCGGGGAGACGTACGTGGCCGAGACCAAGGAGTGGGTG GACTCGGCTGCTGCAGGTGGTGGTGCGCCGGGGACGGACTTCGTGTCGTGCGTCGGCAAGTGGAGGCAGGCGGGAGCCTCGCTCGTGGGAGGGTGCTGCAGGACGGGCCCGGCGACGGTGAGGGCCATCGCGCGGGCGCTGCGAGAGGCGGATGCTGCTGCTGCGGCCGAAGATACCGACGATGACTACCCTGCCGTGGCCGTCCTGTAG